In a genomic window of Roseiflexus castenholzii DSM 13941:
- a CDS encoding tetratricopeptide repeat protein codes for MSDTPRNPLSPAAVRSLLNAATRLRQQGDIRRARILLRALATQHPNNPWVWRALADVAENEQERRAALRRIVALVRSTATPGAAPAEPSSTMAQPPPPASSSASVASMPATQPGAAPRDSATAPTASLPPSPPALPSSPGAPRITPPAPASLSTASAGASSAPAERTIPPQPTPTAPLSFSRYNWIGIAAIGASLLIVAALLTNARFPGGAIRPTSTLILATPEPVGGPASSTPSPNLPASSLTTVPATPAALRESPVATIAPTGAPSPPATLTPLPTSTPLPTLPVGTVILRDAWTLTLLRPDHTLVLNGAIGSRQPDGRFVLALVAVGNGGDAAIPAPPELFVLIDDQGNRYLPEPALSTLYLETFGRGRYGDFSLDEAIPPRIGQVSVPVIFDVPVGARGLTLHLGDSVAGWPVLGLP; via the coding sequence ATGAGCGACACTCCACGCAACCCGCTCTCCCCCGCTGCCGTGCGCTCGCTCTTGAACGCAGCAACGCGGTTGCGTCAACAGGGCGACATACGGCGCGCGCGGATATTGTTACGCGCCCTGGCAACACAGCACCCCAACAACCCATGGGTGTGGCGCGCGCTCGCTGATGTCGCCGAGAATGAACAGGAACGCCGCGCCGCATTGCGTCGCATCGTCGCCCTTGTGCGATCTACGGCAACGCCTGGAGCAGCGCCTGCCGAACCATCTTCGACGATGGCACAACCGCCTCCCCCCGCCTCGTCATCAGCGTCTGTCGCGTCTATGCCTGCTACACAACCCGGTGCAGCGCCACGTGATTCGGCAACTGCGCCAACCGCCTCACTGCCGCCTTCGCCTCCCGCCTTACCATCATCACCGGGAGCGCCGCGCATTACACCGCCAGCCCCAGCATCCCTTTCCACAGCGTCGGCAGGTGCATCCTCTGCACCTGCTGAGCGGACGATACCGCCTCAACCAACGCCAACCGCGCCACTTTCTTTCAGCAGATACAATTGGATCGGCATTGCAGCAATCGGTGCGTCGCTGCTGATCGTCGCAGCGCTCCTGACGAATGCACGTTTTCCAGGTGGAGCGATCCGTCCGACGTCAACGCTGATTTTGGCAACGCCAGAACCGGTTGGCGGACCGGCATCCTCCACGCCTTCGCCCAACCTTCCGGCATCTTCGCTAACGACCGTTCCCGCAACGCCAGCCGCACTGCGTGAGTCGCCCGTTGCGACGATTGCGCCTACCGGCGCACCCTCTCCTCCAGCAACCCTGACACCTTTGCCCACCTCCACACCGCTGCCGACGCTCCCGGTGGGGACGGTCATTCTGCGGGATGCCTGGACATTGACGTTGTTACGACCCGATCACACACTTGTTCTCAACGGCGCGATTGGATCGCGGCAGCCGGATGGGCGCTTCGTTCTGGCGCTCGTGGCAGTGGGGAATGGCGGCGACGCAGCCATTCCCGCGCCACCCGAACTGTTCGTGCTGATCGACGATCAGGGCAACCGCTACCTTCCCGAACCTGCTCTCTCGACGTTATACCTGGAAACATTCGGGCGCGGCAGGTATGGCGACTTCAGCCTCGATGAAGCCATTCCCCCCCGAATCGGACAGGTGAGCGTGCCGGTGATCTTTGATGTGCCCGTTGGGGCGCGTGGTCTGACATTACACCTGGGCGATTCGGTTGCCGGATGGCCCGTCCTGGGACTGCCATGA
- a CDS encoding efflux RND transporter periplasmic adaptor subunit: MQATSSVPHAGGVQRQRLSRRRMLWIVLLLLILVGIGGIAWRATTVAPVPAATAPVLRETLTETVSGSGSVQPARALDVVFVASGEVAEVLVEVGDVVRAGQSLARLDTTELELQLAQAEANLKSAEARLAAARGEGASELDIRQAQLSLQAAEIQLAKVSKGNATAANIRSAQANLESARAPCSAVGGVAAADG, encoded by the coding sequence ATGCAGGCGACATCTTCTGTTCCACATGCAGGCGGCGTTCAGCGGCAGCGGCTGTCTCGACGCCGGATGCTCTGGATTGTGTTGCTGTTGCTGATTCTTGTCGGCATCGGCGGGATCGCATGGCGCGCCACAACGGTTGCTCCCGTCCCGGCGGCAACGGCGCCGGTGTTGCGGGAAACGCTGACGGAAACGGTCAGCGGCAGCGGTTCGGTGCAACCGGCGCGCGCACTCGATGTGGTCTTTGTCGCATCGGGCGAAGTCGCTGAGGTGCTGGTCGAAGTTGGCGATGTCGTGCGCGCCGGGCAGTCGCTGGCGCGCCTGGACACAACGGAACTGGAATTGCAACTGGCGCAGGCGGAGGCAAATCTGAAATCGGCTGAAGCGCGCCTGGCAGCCGCGCGCGGGGAAGGCGCATCGGAACTGGATATTCGCCAGGCGCAACTGTCGCTTCAGGCTGCCGAGATTCAACTGGCGAAGGTCAGCAAGGGCAATGCCACTGCTGCCAACATTCGTAGCGCGCAAGCAAATCTCGAGTCGGCGCGCGCGCCTTGCAGTGCGGTTGGCGGGGTGGCTGCGGCTGATGGCTAG
- a CDS encoding tetratricopeptide repeat protein — translation MAEPETLLQLGIEAAREGNREEARNLFSLLTRQEPDNVQAWLWLAGVAEGPEQRRAALERVIALDPNNEMAIKGLQAMGAPLPKRESERPTEAPPSPPPASEAQAKPASPMTDEEKFAAELDSAFDDYDALPRATPPPRADTPPEDAGKLPPMPPRSSPTPPRSSPTPPRSSPARARDEDEEEEPARRGPSPLLWILLGVIALVLIVFLIIQLFFPPGGGPAPTPPTQVVEQPTTAPGAGGEAATPEGGAVPPVAEVTPQPSEATPETTPGVEPTVAPPTEQPTPEPAPVTPPEQAQPAPAAIGTILQADGWNYTYPNQLYALSLGPKVGNFTAEQGTFLHVLVFVANNTGTNQPLPRDFFVLKDAQGRVYQARPEVSSAAVRPGVNADVGHETPIPANGLTTSVYLVFDVAPGATDLMLFARNKPDQGFIVIGRVP, via the coding sequence ATGGCGGAGCCAGAAACTCTTTTGCAGCTAGGGATCGAAGCGGCGCGCGAAGGGAACCGTGAGGAAGCGCGCAATCTGTTCAGTCTGCTTACCCGCCAGGAGCCTGATAACGTGCAGGCATGGCTATGGCTCGCAGGGGTCGCCGAGGGACCGGAACAACGGCGCGCGGCGCTCGAGCGTGTCATTGCACTCGATCCGAACAATGAGATGGCGATCAAGGGGTTGCAGGCAATGGGGGCGCCGTTGCCAAAGCGCGAGAGCGAACGCCCAACCGAAGCGCCGCCTTCGCCGCCGCCTGCATCTGAGGCGCAGGCAAAACCCGCATCGCCAATGACCGATGAAGAGAAGTTTGCCGCCGAACTCGACAGCGCCTTCGACGACTACGATGCGCTGCCGCGCGCCACGCCGCCGCCGCGCGCTGACACGCCGCCGGAAGACGCCGGGAAACTGCCGCCGATGCCGCCGCGTTCATCGCCAACTCCGCCGCGTTCATCGCCAACTCCACCGCGTTCATCACCTGCGCGCGCGCGCGACGAGGACGAAGAGGAGGAGCCGGCGCGTCGCGGTCCAAGCCCGCTCCTCTGGATTCTCCTCGGCGTTATTGCGCTGGTGTTGATCGTGTTCTTGATCATTCAACTCTTCTTCCCTCCAGGCGGCGGACCCGCGCCAACGCCGCCCACACAGGTCGTTGAGCAGCCCACAACGGCACCGGGCGCGGGAGGTGAAGCTGCCACGCCCGAAGGGGGGGCGGTTCCGCCTGTTGCTGAGGTAACGCCGCAACCTTCCGAAGCAACACCAGAGACGACCCCGGGTGTGGAACCGACCGTAGCACCGCCAACCGAGCAACCCACCCCAGAACCGGCGCCTGTCACACCGCCCGAGCAGGCGCAGCCGGCGCCGGCGGCAATTGGAACGATCCTCCAGGCGGACGGCTGGAACTATACCTATCCGAACCAGTTGTACGCGCTGTCGCTCGGTCCGAAGGTCGGCAATTTTACTGCTGAGCAAGGCACATTCCTGCACGTGCTCGTGTTCGTTGCGAACAATACGGGCACAAATCAACCCCTGCCACGCGACTTCTTTGTGCTCAAGGACGCGCAGGGGCGGGTCTATCAAGCGCGCCCGGAGGTGTCGAGCGCAGCCGTGCGCCCCGGTGTTAATGCTGATGTCGGGCACGAAACACCCATTCCCGCTAACGGGTTGACAACCAGCGTCTACCTGGTGTTCGACGTGGCGCCGGGCGCGACCGATCTGATGCTATTTGCCCGCAATAAGCCGGATCAGGGGTTCATCGTGATCGGGAGAGTGCCATAA
- a CDS encoding DUF2298 domain-containing protein: protein MNTTPVSPDNPPARRLSWSPWGWLALILFVGTFFRSMALTTWDGTSYLHPDERFIIFTAYNLQVPRSFSDYLRSDCAINGRIPAARATTDGAGNPIPLNQQEPTRDSGCNTLNPRNYNWSRFFVYGTLPTTVTRVAVELQANLSGRADRISPEMVRDTGRTLSMLYDLGTIVIVFLIGRRLFDRRAGLIASLLYATAAFPIQMSHFFTVDAATTFFTTLSIYWAVRIAQGGGVGSAIGAGLSIGAAMACRVTLATLGLAVIVAAFARLAEETGRQYADGETPGILARLLTAPTRMLFALAWRVALAGVITVVAFRLLQPDAFTGPSLFDVRPEPRFLDNISSVGRLISGEADFPPSQQWAQRTPFLFSLQNMVLWGMGLPLGMAAWGAWLAAGWRIVRRGDVRLLVLWAWIAFYFAWQGGQFVMTMRYYVLLYGLLIVLAAGGLLALWDRAQCAVGPRWRRIAWRAPLIVAVAGTALWAFAFTRIYTEPHSRIQASRWIYQNIPPGAVITFERWDDPLPLPIDGQNPGQYIGIGTEPYGEDEPLKYYGYIASDGSAVEGLLDQLDRADYLIFSSNRVYDSATRLPMRYPALSRYYYHLFEGNLGFELVADIYSFPKLFGIEIPTPILAEEAFSVYDHPRVLIFRKTADYSRARAEQLILGDVAWGEVYKITTLRVNKAPTALRLTQDQWSLYRTAGDWATLFNPASAAHAVPWLFWILAIEALGMACFALVFRRMATLPDRGYALSKILGLLIVSYAAWLLASVGPSGAHGTLQAPLVPFGKWSVVLCAIAFVGAGALALRRNRALIAAFWQQRRTAILTAEGVFLAFFFGFLLLRALNPDLWHPARGGEKPMDLAFLTAVVKSPAFPPYDPWFAGGYLNYYYFGFVLVATLIHLTGIVPTTAYNLAVPTFAALTAIGAWGAAYNLVALRKRLTPDVALEPQPHTRWQRWFAAVVSRSAVWQTYERRAMIAGVAAALFAVLAGNLAQAVWFFPGAGNAQDPGLPETCRALASYAAQQECRGRAEWAFWDATRLVAMRLGDGTINEFPFFTFLFADLHAHMLALPLILAALNLIVAVVRHPGNRPQTLRSLAFSPLAVVILLLALTVGALYATNTWDYPTAAGLGALGLAVYAWNRYQRGLSPQRALTLWIALTAVLVVLSRLLFLPFIQRFATDYAGFEWWNGSRTPTSEFLQIHGLWLFLAVSGALALAYLTGRLSARVAAAIGGGLIVLAALMATLSIPALPLQALLLAGGILLLADMLLRAGVVAPSGAEEAVEQAGPVQLTLPGIVDDPPARATSNALHPGAGATRLFVLLLGLAALGITFLIEIVVAKGDIGRMNTVFKFGMQVWLLFAVVSGVALSWMWSATAAWRSGALSWGWRAAVALLIAAAFVYPLTATPARLADRYDSTIGPTLDGMAFMRSPRSGWAENDRNFTFAEDAAALEWLRANVRGTPIVLEAHLEAYRWGGRVSVYTGLPTLLGWPWHMTQQRSVADSGPVIEARKMVIRDLYNDPNTGETLRMLRLYGIEYVIVGRLERALYDPAGLAKFDALAAAGQIEMVYRAGETRIYHVPPADHPPAVLTTSLPVRAPAPAPQNDLMLPMRVGELPAVEMHGWNRLADNPAIAVLLWLLAWYVLAALGLPVAMLVFGARAPDGGWLWARPIGMLLFGYAIWLPVSARLWQYDMAGMIIGALLALTVSGAALATLGKRRMRQEIVAPPSSTLVLDLRRGLWALRDMLRERWRWIAGGEALFLSAFAFMLALRWLNPDLWQPIWGGEKPFEFGFLNALIRTPVLPPYNPFYSDGVINYYYYGFFLMSLPVRLTGIAPEVAYNLIVPTLFGLMLSAVFAVIVRIRGLWRWGVAGALLVGVAGNLAAVVPANWARGVAPVIAALTEGLPGFGERLGDWFVGPTRVIPFTINEFPYFSFLFADLHPHTIALPLTVLMMALTFEALVAQPGAWQERFARWGMTALTLGALAVTNSWDFPTYGLLLGGTLLGRAWRESQRFDWRLAARLGGAALGGVALGGVALALYLPFFQNFRAMVSGINPVRDATHLSDYLLLYGIFLAPLVVVLFGAAWQALHITFRRAQRAHLSTMGASPEATGFVAGAPGAPGMGRVPLALLILTGGIVVVTGAVTLLPPLLLALRLEGLATAFGIAAERLAPLTLRIWLVALLAITVGMALVRALRPGTWFAFWSLGVALIVSLLCEILYVRDHLDGGDWYRMNTVFKFGLQAWVLLAMATTLLLPAFLRALRRRGAAAQAVGYGALIALLLLAAVYPVVGTASRTAYRFPGNTTGPTLDGLAFMERESFPLPAYLQPTGAPPVIIPLRYDYEAIRWLDQNVEGTPVVLQSSIEFYRAYGVRVAANTGFPTIVSPLHESEQRDPQAVYRRDLDVAQIYRTTDAREALRLLSRYQVRYIYVGPIERAVYGDAGLLKFQQMTGSFLEIAFRNDQATIYRVNDHVHTLPMLPPLNRPAPAQAAPLPVEEEESIAPEPMAPVVPPDDDLRNPAVIAELERQVQVNPGDAGPAYALAEQYRALGRFEDAVAVLRPAARANPNDVALHHLFGDVLIDAGRFDEAIEAYRAAVSASPVAGNYNKLGVGLLTIGRPGDAEREFLQAIAVDPTLPEPYFRLGTLYEQRGDERLAIQRYREYLEIAPDGYLAPLAREALERLTSTP, encoded by the coding sequence ATGAACACAACCCCTGTTTCGCCCGATAACCCGCCTGCACGCCGTCTCTCCTGGTCCCCTTGGGGTTGGCTTGCCCTTATCCTGTTCGTTGGCACGTTTTTCCGTTCGATGGCGCTGACAACCTGGGATGGCACGTCATACCTCCATCCCGACGAACGATTCATTATCTTTACTGCCTATAATTTGCAGGTTCCGCGTAGTTTCAGCGATTACCTGCGCAGCGATTGCGCGATCAACGGACGAATTCCCGCGGCACGCGCCACGACCGACGGCGCAGGCAATCCCATTCCGCTCAATCAGCAGGAACCAACCCGCGATAGTGGGTGTAATACGCTCAATCCGCGCAACTACAACTGGTCGCGCTTCTTCGTCTATGGCACGCTCCCTACGACAGTCACGCGCGTGGCGGTTGAACTCCAGGCGAACCTGAGTGGTCGAGCAGACCGTATTTCGCCGGAAATGGTGCGCGATACGGGGCGCACGCTTTCGATGCTGTACGACCTGGGAACGATTGTGATCGTTTTCCTCATCGGTCGGCGGCTGTTTGATCGGCGCGCCGGTCTGATTGCGTCGCTCCTGTACGCGACGGCGGCGTTTCCGATCCAGATGTCGCACTTCTTCACCGTCGATGCCGCCACCACATTCTTCACCACACTCTCGATCTACTGGGCGGTGCGCATTGCACAGGGTGGCGGCGTCGGCAGCGCCATCGGCGCCGGTCTCAGCATTGGTGCAGCCATGGCGTGCCGCGTTACGCTGGCAACCCTGGGGTTGGCGGTGATAGTTGCTGCATTTGCGCGACTGGCGGAAGAAACCGGGCGGCAGTACGCGGACGGCGAAACGCCGGGCATCCTGGCGCGTCTGCTGACGGCGCCAACCAGGATGCTGTTCGCGCTCGCCTGGCGTGTCGCGCTTGCGGGTGTCATCACGGTTGTCGCCTTCCGGTTGTTGCAACCCGACGCCTTCACCGGTCCGTCACTGTTCGATGTGCGTCCTGAGCCACGTTTTCTCGACAATATCTCATCGGTTGGGCGGTTGATCAGCGGCGAGGCGGATTTCCCGCCGTCACAACAGTGGGCGCAGCGCACTCCCTTCCTTTTCTCGCTGCAAAACATGGTGCTGTGGGGGATGGGGCTGCCGCTGGGCATGGCAGCGTGGGGCGCCTGGCTCGCCGCCGGATGGCGCATTGTGCGGCGCGGTGATGTGCGCCTGCTCGTGCTATGGGCATGGATCGCCTTCTACTTCGCATGGCAGGGCGGGCAATTCGTGATGACCATGCGCTACTACGTGTTGCTATATGGTCTGCTGATCGTGCTGGCTGCCGGGGGATTGCTGGCGCTGTGGGACCGAGCGCAGTGCGCTGTTGGACCGCGCTGGCGACGGATCGCCTGGCGCGCGCCATTGATTGTCGCAGTCGCGGGAACCGCACTGTGGGCATTTGCCTTCACCCGTATCTATACAGAACCTCATTCGCGCATTCAAGCGTCGCGATGGATCTACCAGAACATTCCCCCCGGTGCGGTGATCACCTTTGAGCGTTGGGACGACCCGCTGCCGCTGCCGATCGACGGGCAGAACCCCGGACAGTATATCGGCATCGGCACCGAACCCTACGGCGAAGATGAGCCGCTCAAGTACTATGGGTATATCGCCAGCGACGGCTCGGCGGTCGAGGGGTTGCTCGATCAACTCGACCGCGCCGATTATCTGATCTTCAGCAGCAATCGGGTGTACGATTCGGCAACGCGCCTGCCGATGCGCTACCCGGCGCTCAGCCGTTATTACTACCATCTGTTCGAGGGGAACCTGGGTTTTGAACTGGTTGCCGATATCTATTCATTTCCGAAACTGTTCGGCATCGAGATACCCACGCCGATCCTGGCGGAAGAAGCCTTCAGTGTTTATGATCACCCGCGCGTCCTGATCTTCCGCAAAACGGCAGACTATTCGCGCGCCAGAGCGGAACAGTTGATCCTCGGCGATGTGGCGTGGGGCGAGGTGTACAAAATTACGACGCTGCGGGTCAACAAAGCGCCGACAGCGCTGCGCCTGACGCAGGATCAGTGGTCCCTTTACCGCACTGCGGGCGATTGGGCGACGTTGTTCAACCCGGCAAGCGCGGCGCATGCGGTCCCATGGTTGTTCTGGATTCTGGCAATCGAAGCGTTGGGAATGGCGTGCTTCGCGCTCGTGTTTCGCAGGATGGCGACGCTGCCGGATCGCGGGTACGCGCTGTCGAAAATCCTTGGGTTGCTGATTGTGTCCTACGCTGCGTGGCTGCTGGCGTCCGTCGGTCCGTCCGGGGCGCATGGCACACTGCAAGCGCCGCTCGTGCCGTTCGGCAAATGGAGCGTTGTCCTGTGCGCCATTGCGTTCGTCGGTGCAGGCGCGCTGGCGCTGCGCCGGAACCGCGCCCTGATCGCCGCTTTCTGGCAGCAACGGCGCACGGCAATCCTGACCGCCGAAGGGGTCTTTCTTGCCTTCTTCTTTGGGTTTCTGTTGCTGCGGGCGCTGAACCCGGACCTATGGCACCCGGCGCGCGGTGGCGAAAAACCGATGGACCTGGCATTCCTGACGGCAGTGGTCAAAAGTCCGGCGTTTCCGCCGTATGATCCGTGGTTCGCCGGCGGCTATCTCAACTATTACTACTTCGGCTTTGTGCTGGTTGCGACCCTCATCCATCTGACCGGCATCGTTCCAACGACAGCGTACAACCTGGCGGTTCCGACGTTCGCCGCGCTGACGGCTATCGGCGCGTGGGGCGCGGCGTATAACCTGGTTGCGCTGCGGAAGCGCCTGACGCCTGACGTTGCCCTGGAGCCGCAGCCGCACACACGCTGGCAACGATGGTTCGCGGCGGTCGTCTCGCGCTCTGCCGTGTGGCAGACGTATGAGCGCCGGGCAATGATCGCGGGTGTGGCGGCTGCACTCTTTGCCGTGCTCGCAGGCAATCTGGCGCAGGCAGTCTGGTTCTTCCCCGGCGCCGGCAACGCACAGGACCCTGGACTGCCGGAAACGTGCCGCGCACTGGCAAGTTACGCCGCGCAGCAGGAGTGTCGCGGGCGGGCGGAATGGGCGTTCTGGGACGCAACCCGGCTGGTGGCAATGCGGCTGGGGGACGGAACGATCAATGAGTTTCCTTTTTTCACGTTCCTCTTCGCCGACCTTCACGCGCATATGCTTGCGCTGCCGCTGATTCTGGCGGCGCTGAACCTGATCGTGGCCGTGGTGCGCCATCCAGGGAATCGCCCACAGACGCTTCGTTCCCTGGCGTTCTCGCCGCTGGCGGTGGTGATCCTTCTGCTGGCGCTGACCGTTGGCGCGCTGTATGCGACCAACACCTGGGATTACCCGACAGCCGCCGGGCTTGGTGCGCTGGGGCTGGCAGTGTACGCCTGGAACCGCTACCAGAGGGGTTTGTCGCCGCAGCGGGCGTTGACGCTGTGGATTGCCCTGACTGCCGTGCTGGTCGTGTTGTCGCGGTTGTTGTTCCTGCCCTTCATCCAGAGGTTCGCCACGGATTATGCCGGGTTCGAGTGGTGGAATGGGTCGCGCACACCGACGTCGGAGTTTTTGCAGATTCATGGTCTCTGGTTGTTCCTGGCAGTCAGCGGCGCACTGGCGCTGGCATACCTCACCGGCAGGCTCAGCGCCCGCGTTGCTGCGGCAATTGGCGGCGGGTTGATCGTGCTGGCGGCACTCATGGCGACCCTGAGCATACCCGCACTGCCGCTTCAGGCGCTACTGCTGGCGGGAGGCATTCTGCTCCTCGCCGACATGCTGCTGCGCGCGGGGGTCGTTGCGCCATCCGGCGCCGAAGAAGCGGTCGAGCAGGCAGGACCGGTACAACTGACGCTTCCCGGCATTGTTGACGATCCGCCGGCGCGAGCGACCAGCAACGCTCTTCACCCTGGCGCTGGTGCGACGAGGCTGTTCGTGCTGCTGCTGGGCCTTGCCGCGCTCGGCATTACCTTCCTGATCGAGATCGTTGTCGCAAAGGGCGACATTGGCCGGATGAACACCGTGTTCAAGTTCGGCATGCAGGTCTGGCTGCTTTTTGCCGTGGTTAGCGGTGTGGCGCTCTCCTGGATGTGGTCGGCGACAGCGGCATGGCGGTCTGGCGCTCTGAGTTGGGGATGGCGCGCTGCCGTTGCGCTGCTGATCGCTGCTGCGTTCGTCTATCCGCTCACGGCAACGCCTGCGCGCCTTGCCGACCGCTACGACTCGACGATCGGACCGACGCTCGATGGCATGGCATTTATGCGCTCGCCGCGCAGTGGTTGGGCGGAAAATGACCGCAATTTTACGTTCGCCGAAGATGCTGCTGCGCTTGAATGGTTGCGCGCTAATGTGCGCGGCACACCAATCGTGCTGGAGGCGCACCTGGAAGCATACCGTTGGGGCGGGCGCGTGTCGGTCTACACTGGTCTGCCGACGCTGCTCGGCTGGCCCTGGCATATGACGCAGCAGCGCAGCGTGGCCGACTCGGGACCGGTGATTGAAGCGCGGAAGATGGTGATCCGTGATCTCTACAACGATCCGAATACCGGTGAAACGCTCCGCATGTTGCGTCTTTACGGCATCGAATATGTTATCGTCGGGCGTCTCGAACGCGCGCTCTACGATCCGGCGGGGCTGGCAAAGTTCGATGCGCTGGCTGCCGCCGGTCAGATCGAAATGGTCTACCGCGCAGGTGAGACGCGCATCTATCATGTGCCGCCTGCTGACCACCCTCCCGCAGTGCTCACAACGTCGCTGCCGGTGCGCGCACCCGCTCCGGCGCCGCAGAACGACCTGATGCTGCCGATGCGCGTCGGGGAATTGCCCGCCGTCGAGATGCACGGCTGGAACCGTCTGGCGGATAACCCGGCGATTGCCGTGCTTCTCTGGTTGCTGGCGTGGTACGTGCTGGCGGCGCTTGGGCTGCCGGTGGCGATGCTGGTGTTCGGCGCGCGCGCGCCGGACGGCGGTTGGCTCTGGGCGCGCCCAATCGGGATGCTGCTGTTCGGGTATGCGATCTGGCTGCCGGTCAGCGCGCGCCTGTGGCAGTATGATATGGCAGGCATGATCATCGGGGCGCTGCTGGCGCTGACGGTGAGCGGGGCGGCGCTGGCGACGTTGGGGAAACGGCGGATGCGCCAGGAGATCGTTGCGCCGCCGTCCTCAACGCTTGTGCTCGACTTGCGACGGGGGTTGTGGGCGCTGCGCGACATGTTGCGCGAGCGTTGGCGCTGGATTGCCGGTGGTGAGGCGCTCTTCCTGAGCGCGTTCGCATTCATGCTGGCGCTCCGCTGGCTGAATCCCGATCTCTGGCAGCCGATCTGGGGTGGTGAGAAGCCGTTCGAGTTCGGCTTTCTCAACGCCCTGATCCGCACCCCAGTGCTGCCGCCATACAATCCGTTCTATAGCGACGGCGTCATCAACTACTACTACTACGGCTTCTTCCTGATGTCGCTGCCGGTGCGACTGACCGGCATTGCGCCGGAGGTCGCCTACAACCTGATTGTGCCGACGCTCTTCGGGTTGATGCTGAGCGCCGTGTTCGCGGTCATCGTTCGTATTCGCGGTTTGTGGCGCTGGGGAGTGGCAGGCGCCTTGCTGGTCGGCGTTGCCGGCAATCTGGCGGCGGTCGTTCCGGCAAACTGGGCGCGCGGCGTCGCGCCGGTGATTGCAGCGCTGACGGAAGGGCTTCCCGGCTTCGGCGAACGCCTTGGCGACTGGTTCGTTGGTCCGACGCGAGTCATCCCGTTCACCATCAATGAATTCCCCTACTTCAGTTTTCTCTTTGCCGACCTGCACCCCCACACCATCGCGCTGCCGTTGACGGTGTTGATGATGGCGTTGACGTTCGAGGCGCTCGTCGCCCAACCCGGCGCCTGGCAGGAACGTTTCGCGCGCTGGGGAATGACGGCGTTGACGCTTGGCGCGCTGGCGGTCACAAACTCCTGGGACTTCCCGACGTATGGTTTGCTCCTGGGAGGCACGCTGCTGGGACGCGCCTGGCGCGAGTCGCAACGTTTCGATTGGCGACTGGCGGCGCGTCTGGGGGGCGCGGCGCTCGGAGGCGTGGCGCTCGGAGGCGTGGCGCTCGCGCTCTACCTGCCGTTCTTCCAAAACTTCCGGGCAATGGTCAGTGGCATTAACCCGGTGCGTGATGCCACTCATCTGAGCGACTATCTGCTGCTCTATGGCATCTTCCTTGCGCCGCTTGTCGTGGTTCTGTTCGGTGCAGCGTGGCAGGCGCTGCATATTACTTTCCGGCGGGCGCAGCGCGCGCACCTTTCGACGATGGGCGCATCGCCGGAAGCGACGGGATTTGTGGCGGGTGCGCCGGGCGCGCCGGGGATGGGGCGCGTGCCGCTGGCACTCTTGATATTGACCGGCGGCATCGTGGTCGTAACCGGCGCAGTGACGCTGTTGCCGCCGCTCCTGCTCGCGTTGCGCCTCGAAGGGCTTGCAACCGCATTCGGGATCGCAGCCGAGCGGCTTGCACCGCTGACGCTGCGCATCTGGCTTGTGGCGCTCCTGGCGATCACCGTGGGAATGGCGCTCGTGCGCGCGTTGCGTCCGGGAACCTGGTTCGCCTTCTGGTCGCTTGGTGTTGCGCTGATTGTGTCGCTGCTGTGCGAAATCCTCTATGTGCGCGATCATCTCGACGGCGGCGACTGGTATCGGATGAACACGGTCTTCAAGTTTGGCTTGCAGGCATGGGTTTTGCTGGCAATGGCGACGACGTTGCTGTTGCCGGCGTTCCTCCGCGCGCTCCGGCGGCGCGGCGCAGCAGCGCAGGCTGTCGGGTACGGCGCACTGATCGCCCTCCTATTGCTTGCAGCGGTTTACCCGGTCGTCGGAACGGCGAGCCGCACGGCATACCGCTTCCCCGGCAATACGACCGGACCAACGCTCGACGGGTTGGCGTTCATGGAGCGCGAGTCGTTTCCGCTTCCGGCGTATCTGCAACCGACCGGCGCGCCGCCGGTGATCATTCCGCTCCGCTACGACTATGAAGCGATCCGCTGGCTCGATCAGAATGTCGAGGGAACGCCGGTGGTGCTGCAATCGAGTATCGAGTTCTATCGGGCGTATGGGGTGCGCGTCGCCGCCAATACCGGCTTCCCAACGATTGTCAGCCCATTGCACGAAAGCGAGCAGCGTGATCCGCAGGCAGTCTACCGGCGTGATCTGGATGTCGCTCAGATTTATCGCACGACCGACGCGCGGGAGGCGTTGCGGCTCCTGTCACGCTACCAGGTGCGGTACATCTATGTTGGTCCTATCGAACGCGCAGTCTATGGCGATGCGGGGCTGCTCAAGTTCCAGCAGATGACCGGTTCGTTCCTGGAGATCGCATTCCGCAATGATCAGGCAACGATCTATCGCGTCAACGATCATGTGCATACCCTGCCGATGCTCCCACCACTGAACCGACCGGCGCCGGCTCAGGCTGCGCCGCTGCCGGTAGAGGAAGAAGAGAGCATTGCGCCAGAACCGATGGCGCCGGTCGTACCGCCCGACGACGATCTGCGGAATCCCGCGGTTATTGCAGAACTGGAACGGCAGGTCCAGGTGAACCCCGGTGATGCTGGTCCTGCATATGCGCTGGCAGAGCAATACCGCGCCCTTGGTCGGTTCGAAGATGCAGTGGCGGTGCTCAGACCTGCGGCTCGCGCTAATCCAAACGATGTGGCATTACACCACCTGTTTGGCGACGTCCTGATCGATGCAGGGCGTTTCGATGAAGCAATCGAGGCATACCGGGCGGCAGTGAGCGCCAGCCCCGTTGCCGGCAATTACAATAAACTCGGCGTCGGATTGCTGACGATTGGACGTCCGGGGGATGCCGAGCGTGAATTCTTGCAGGCTATTGCCGTCGATCCGACGTTGCCGGAACCATACTTCCGGTTGGGAACGCTCTACGAGCAGCGCGGCGACGAGCGCCTGGCTATCCAGCGGTATCGCGAGTATCTCGAGATTGCGCCCGATGGATACCTGGCGCCGCTGGCGCGTGAGGCGTTGGAACGGCTCACATCAACGCCGTAG